The following coding sequences lie in one Danio rerio strain Tuebingen ecotype United States chromosome 3, GRCz12tu, whole genome shotgun sequence genomic window:
- the zgc:112965 gene encoding uncharacterized protein LOC553735 (The RefSeq protein has 17 substitutions, 1 frameshift, 1 non-frameshifting indel compared to this genomic sequence) yields MLVLFNFAYLKMHQPKIVLMTVMLMIADGLVVRGPSAPLSAPLGASVVLPCYVDEALPVEDLEVEWRRADSETLVHLYQDGESRAEVQQQDYHDRAHFFTEEIQHGNFSLRLDNLTAQDEGEYRCRVHSQQDSEETVIKIKDVERLLVSGTNRSVSIHVGEDVTLNCSVDSHITPEHIEEVLWRKTDKDGDILILLYQNNKTVPEVGDEQFRGRVEFFTAEIPKGNFSLKLKSVRTEDKGVYMCQVFAGDLSANATVVLGRLSFSALHTMVLILCISACGSALLPCVWIYSRSPDKGQWHVQLSVFGLFDCNNLSFCLGSIFTTC; encoded by the exons atgctcgttttgtttaactTGGCTTATCTGATGCATCAACCGAAGATTGTTTTAATGACAGTAATGCTGATGATCGCTGATG GGTTAGTTGTTCGTGGTCCCTCTGCTCCTCTGTCTGCTCCTCTGGGATCTTCAGTGGTTTTGCCCTGTTTTGTTGATGAAGCTTTACCAGTGGAGGATCTGGAGGTGGAATGGAGAAGAGCAGACTCAGAGACTCTGATTCATCTGTATCAAGATGGTGAGAGTCGAGCAGAGGTCTAGCAGCAGGATTATCATGATAGAGCTCATTTCTTTACTGAGGAGATTCAACATGGAAACTTCTCCCTCCGTCTGGACAATCTGACAGCTCAAGATGAAGGAGAATACAGGTGTAGAGTTCACAGTCAGCAGAATTTTGGAGAAGCTGTGATCAAGATAAAAGATGTTG aGCATTTGCTGGTATCAGGAACAAATCGATCTGTTTCTATACATGTTGGTGAGGACGTGACTCTGAACTGCTCTGTAGACTCTCACATCACACCTGAACACATTGAAGAGGTATCATGGAAGAAAACAGATAAAGATGGAGATATTCTGATCCTGCTTTACCAAAACAATAAGGCTGTGCCAGAGGTGGGAGATGAACAATTCAGAGGCAGAGTTGAGTTCTTCACTGCTGAAATCCCCAAAGGAAACTTCTCTCTCAGACTGAAGAGTGTCAGAACTGAGGATAAAGGAGTTTACATGTGTCAAGTGTTTGCTGGAGATTTATCAGCCAATGCTACTGTAGTGCTGGGAAGACTGA GTTTCTCTGCTTTGCATACAATGGTGTTGATACTCTGTATTTCTGCATGTGGATCTGCGCTTCTGCCCTGTGTCTGGATCTACAGCAGATCACCTGATAAAGGTCAATTGCATGTGCAACTGTCAGTGTTTAGTCTATTTGTTTGTAATA GTTTTTGCCTTGGTTCAATTTTTACAACATGCTAG
- the LOC101884857 gene encoding uncharacterized protein, translated as MKEVENMSDPKPCTTEDEETEKETDFIEDDKSEDDKPVNADKMPHLLTEGTFLIKRKDKNCFTCSQCGKSLGRKSSLEIHMRIHTGEKPYTCAMCGKSFRQSSSLTQHMIIHTGERPYTCTQCGKSFRQSSNLTLHMTIHTGERPYTCTQCGKSFINSSYLNNHRLIHTGERSHKCDQCGKSFLRAAYLKAHLRVHTKEKPYSCSVCGKSFSRQSYLRGHQKIHTGVKEYMCFECEKTFISAEHLKRHQRIHTGEKPYKCSHCDKRFNRLESLKIHETIHTGEKSYKCSLCDKRFNKLSILKIHERIHTGEKPYTCTQCGKSFRQSSNLTLHMTIHTGERPYTCTRCGISFRQSSNLKKHMLIHSGEKTHKCDQCGKTFLTAAYVKIHLRVHTKEKPYSCSVCGKSFSTELSLRGHQKIHIDVKEYMCFECDKTFLRAHQLKRHQMIHTGEKPYKCSHCEKRFNRLESQKSHEMIHTGEKLFKCSHCDKRFSQLQNQKIHERIHTGEKPYTCTQCGKSYGRSASLNNHMLIHTGVKTHKCDQCGKSFLAATRLKTHLRFHTKEKPYLCPVCGKRFAQNTYLSEHQKTHTGVKEYMCFECEKTFISAQHLKRHQMIHTGEKPYKCSHCDKGFNQLKILKKHKDSHKKTSTHLISV; from the exons ATGAAGGAAGTTGAGAACATGAGTGATCCAAAACCCTGCACAACTGAAGATGAAGAGACTGAAAAAGAAACAG ACTTTATTGAAGACGATAAGAGTGAGGATGACAAACCTGTAAACGCTGACAAAATGCCCCATTTACTGACTGAAggtacttttttaattaaaagaaaagacaagaattgtttcacctgcagtcagtgtggaaagagtttgggaCGTAAAAGTTCTCTTGaaattcacatgaggatccacactggagagaaaccatacacatgtgctatgtgtgggaagagttttagacAATCATCTTCCCTTACTCAACACATGAttattcacactggagagagaccgtacacatgtactcagtgtgggaagagttttagacAATCATCAAACCTTACTCTACACATGActattcacactggagagagaccgtacacatgtactcagtgtgggaagagtttcataaACTCATCATACCTTAATAATCACAggttgatccacactggagagagatcACACAAATGTGATCAATGCGGTAAATCATTTTTGAGAGCTGCATATCTGAAGGCTCATCTTAGAGTTCATACGAAGGAGAAGCCTTATTCATGTTctgtgtgtggaaagagtttttcaAGGCAGTCATATTTAAGAGGACATCAGAAGAttcacactggtgtgaaagagtatatgtgctttgagtgtgagaagacttttattagtgCTGAACACTTGAAAaggcaccagaggattcacactggagagaaaccttacaagtgttcacactgcgacaagagattcaatCGATTAGAAAGTCTGAAAATACATGagacgattcacactggagagaaatctTACAAGTGTTCActctgcgacaagagattcaatAAGTTATCAATTCTGAAaatacatgagaggattcacaccggagagaaaccatacacatgtactcagtgtgggaagagttttagacAATCATCAAACCTTACTCTACACATGActattcacactggagagagaccgtacACATGTACTCGGTGTGGGATAAGTTTTAgacaatcatcaaaccttaagaAACACATGTTGATCCACagtggagagaaaacacacaaatgtgatcAATGCGGTAAAACATTTTTGACAGCTGCATATGTGAAGATCCATCTTCGAGTTCATACGAAGGAGAAGCCTTATTCATGTTctgtgtgtggaaagagtttttcaACAGAGTTAAGTTTAAGAggacatcagaagatccacattGATGTGAAGgagtatatgtgctttgagtgtgataAAACTTTTCTTAGAGCTCATCAATTGAAAAGGCACCAGATGATTCACAcaggagagaaaccttacaagtgttcacactgcgaaaAGAGATTCAATCGATTAGAAAGTCAGAAATCAcatgagatgattcacactggagagaaactgttcaagtgttcacactgcgacaagagattcagtcagttacaaaaccagaaaatacatgagaggattcacactggagagaaaccgtacacatgtactcagtgtgggaagagttatgGACGATCAGCATCCCTTAATAATCACATGTTGATCCACACTGGAGtgaaaacacacaaatgtgatcAATGCGGTAAATCATTTTTGGCAGCTACACGGCTAAAGACTCATCTTAGATTTCATACAAAGGAGAAGCCTTATTTGTGTCCTGTGTGTGGAAAGAGGTTTGCACAGAATACATATTTAAGCGAACACCAGAAGActcacactggtgtgaaagagtatatgtgctttgagtgtgagaagacttttattagtgCTCAACATTTGAAAAGGCAccagatgattcacactggagagaaaccttacaagtgttcacactgcgacaagggATTCAATCAGTTAAAAATCCTGAAAAAACATAAGGATTCACACAAGAAAACAAGTACACATTTGATCAGTGTCTGA